One Mesorhizobium loti genomic window carries:
- a CDS encoding ArsR family transcriptional regulator, which translates to MKLEQAAKQLEALGNPTRLNLYRILVRAGEAGRPVGFLQESLGIAASTLSHHLHRLILTGLVSQERQATTLICRANYPMMNDLIGFLADECCADAACNPAAGDAAA; encoded by the coding sequence ATGAAACTCGAACAAGCAGCCAAACAGCTGGAAGCGCTCGGCAATCCGACGCGGCTAAACCTCTATCGTATCCTGGTGCGGGCCGGCGAGGCGGGCCGGCCGGTCGGCTTCCTGCAGGAAAGCCTCGGCATCGCCGCCTCGACGCTGTCGCACCATCTGCACCGCCTGATCCTGACCGGGCTGGTCAGCCAGGAGCGGCAGGCGACGACGCTGATCTGCCGCGCCAACTATCCCATGATGAACGATCTCATCGGTTTCCTGGCCGACGAATGCTGCGCCGATGCCGCCTGCAACCCGGCGGCGGGTGACGCGGCCGCCTGA
- a CDS encoding arsenate reductase — translation MTITIYHNPACGTSRNTLAIIRQSGEEPQVIEYLKTPPSREKLVELIEAMGMTPRQLLREKGTPYAELGLGDPKWSDDEILDFMLAHPILINRPIVVTPLGVMLARPSEAVLDILPNPDIGPFTKEDGEVVVDAGGKRVV, via the coding sequence ATGACCATCACCATCTATCACAACCCGGCCTGCGGCACCTCGCGCAACACGCTGGCGATCATCCGCCAGTCGGGCGAGGAGCCGCAGGTGATCGAATATCTGAAGACGCCGCCGTCGCGCGAAAAGCTCGTCGAACTGATCGAGGCGATGGGAATGACGCCGCGCCAATTGCTGCGCGAGAAGGGCACGCCTTATGCGGAACTCGGCCTTGGCGATCCCAAATGGAGCGACGACGAGATCCTCGATTTCATGCTGGCGCATCCGATCCTGATCAACCGGCCGATCGTGGTGACGCCGCTCGGCGTCATGCTGGCCCGGCCGTCCGAAGCGGTGCTCGATATCCTGCCCAATCCGGATATCGGCCCGTTCACCAAGGAGGACGGCGAGGTCGTCGTCGATGCTGGCGGCAAACGGGTGGTCTGA
- a CDS encoding major intrinsic protein, which yields MTDLRRRLAAEALGTAMLVATVVGSGIMASRLTGDVALSLLGNTIPTGAMLVVLITTLGPVSGAHFNPAVTLVFGLRRDIGWLAAVGYIAAQILGGLAGTLVAHAMFELPLLEVSATVRSGQGQWLAELVASFGLVFTILAGLRFRSEAIPWLVGLYITSAYWFTASTSFANPAVAIARAFSNTFAGIRPSDVPAFIAAELGGALLALALAGWLLAEPQTLPDKTLTQMKAAP from the coding sequence ATGACCGACCTTCGCCGCCGCCTCGCAGCCGAAGCTTTGGGCACCGCCATGCTTGTCGCCACGGTGGTCGGCTCGGGCATCATGGCCAGCCGGCTGACGGGTGATGTCGCACTTTCGCTGCTCGGCAACACCATTCCGACCGGCGCCATGCTGGTGGTGCTGATCACCACGCTGGGACCGGTCTCCGGCGCGCACTTCAACCCGGCCGTCACGCTGGTTTTCGGGCTGCGGCGCGACATCGGCTGGCTGGCGGCGGTGGGCTACATCGCCGCGCAGATTCTCGGCGGTCTCGCCGGCACGCTGGTGGCGCATGCCATGTTCGAGCTGCCCCTGCTCGAGGTGTCGGCAACGGTGCGCAGCGGGCAGGGGCAGTGGCTGGCCGAACTGGTCGCGAGTTTCGGCCTGGTTTTCACCATCCTTGCCGGCCTGCGCTTTCGCAGCGAAGCCATCCCCTGGCTGGTCGGGCTCTACATCACATCAGCCTACTGGTTCACGGCCTCGACCTCCTTCGCCAATCCGGCGGTGGCCATTGCCCGTGCCTTCTCCAACACGTTTGCCGGCATCCGGCCATCCGACGTGCCGGCCTTCATAGCGGCGGAACTGGGGGGTGCGCTGCTGGCGCTGGCGCTGGCCGGATGGCTGCTGGCTGAACCCCAGACCCTCCCTGACAAGACCCTCACGCAAATGAAAGCCGCGCCATGA
- a CDS encoding arsenate reductase yields MLALAALGQETRLEVFRLLIRAGAEGVPAGEIATRLSTVQNTMSAHLKILGRAGLVHAEREGRSIRYTADMTGFRDLLAYLMEDCCNGAPELCQPILQAVTCKC; encoded by the coding sequence TTGCTGGCGCTCGCCGCACTCGGCCAGGAAACCAGGCTGGAGGTGTTCCGGCTGCTGATCCGGGCCGGGGCCGAGGGTGTGCCGGCGGGCGAGATCGCGACACGGCTCAGCACGGTGCAGAACACCATGTCGGCGCATCTGAAGATCCTCGGCCGGGCCGGGCTGGTGCATGCCGAGCGCGAAGGCCGCAGCATCCGCTACACGGCCGACATGACCGGGTTTCGCGATCTCTTGGCCTATCTGATGGAGGATTGCTGCAATGGCGCGCCGGAGCTTTGCCAGCCGATCCTCCAGGCCGTGACCTGCAAATGTTGA
- a CDS encoding PAS/PAC sensor-containing diguanylate cyclase codes for MGSPWSALLANLAVVAMFVSVWIHTHVWLDRRPAAVKAVAFGLLMGAGAVILMLTPMQLQPGVFIDLRATMVGIAGFFGGPVAGIVAGVMAGAFRAFEGGIGAFAGAVGIAATMLVGITGNLALRGRRPGMADIMILGAATACGSLLGLSVLPRSVIETVLPKVVFPSTLLIFVSVAMSGLAIYQERRRLEALQSRRIFKAVVETLPDCLNVKDLEGRFIAANPATAELMQAANAKALIGKTDFDFYPRETAQEFREDELAVLASGVASTIEQHVHHEDGTDAWLATLKAPFRDRAGAVIGLITHNRDITQRKQLETELAESQARLGDALTHMADGLVMFDSNDRLVLCNAQYRALFPKTADLRVPGAHHRDILRASVARGESVTPPDAVEAWIADIMALQTLSSHRQVQLADGRWLDVRTRPTGDGGSLSVFSDITEAKQVEAELLAANEKLNLLAHRDGLTELLTRRAFDDALAREFARGRRNTTPLSLLIIDVDWFKRFNDHYGHPAGDECLRAVSRCIEATARRPADAAARYGGEEFALVLPETDARGAFVIAETLRSKVRDLRLAHAGSEKGIVTVSIGVGTFDGSADIEIADLLRRADEALYGAKAAGRDRVHGWRPHLSEPRPTASRRKA; via the coding sequence ATGGGTTCGCCCTGGTCCGCATTGCTGGCCAATCTCGCGGTCGTTGCGATGTTCGTTTCGGTCTGGATCCACACGCATGTGTGGCTGGACCGCAGGCCGGCCGCGGTTAAGGCGGTGGCCTTCGGCCTGCTGATGGGCGCCGGCGCCGTCATCCTGATGCTGACGCCGATGCAGTTGCAGCCGGGCGTTTTTATCGATCTCAGGGCGACGATGGTTGGCATTGCCGGCTTCTTCGGCGGTCCTGTCGCCGGCATCGTCGCCGGCGTCATGGCCGGCGCCTTCCGTGCTTTCGAGGGCGGTATCGGCGCCTTTGCCGGCGCGGTCGGGATCGCGGCGACCATGCTGGTCGGCATCACCGGCAATCTTGCGCTCAGGGGCCGCCGGCCCGGCATGGCCGATATCATGATCCTGGGGGCTGCGACCGCATGCGGATCGCTGCTTGGCCTCAGCGTCCTGCCGCGGTCGGTCATCGAGACGGTTTTGCCAAAAGTGGTGTTTCCCTCGACACTGCTCATCTTTGTCTCCGTGGCGATGTCGGGGCTGGCGATCTATCAGGAACGACGCCGCCTCGAAGCGCTGCAGTCGCGGCGCATCTTCAAGGCCGTGGTCGAGACCTTGCCCGATTGCCTCAACGTCAAGGACCTTGAGGGGCGGTTCATCGCCGCCAATCCGGCAACGGCCGAACTGATGCAGGCGGCTAACGCCAAGGCGCTGATCGGCAAGACGGATTTCGATTTTTACCCGCGTGAGACGGCGCAGGAATTCCGCGAAGACGAGCTTGCCGTGCTGGCATCGGGCGTCGCCTCCACCATCGAGCAACACGTACACCATGAGGACGGCACCGATGCCTGGCTGGCGACGCTGAAGGCGCCGTTTCGCGACAGGGCCGGGGCCGTAATCGGCCTGATCACGCACAATCGCGACATCACCCAGCGCAAGCAGCTGGAAACCGAACTGGCCGAAAGCCAGGCCAGGCTCGGCGACGCGCTGACGCATATGGCCGACGGCCTGGTGATGTTCGATTCCAACGACAGGCTGGTGCTGTGCAACGCCCAGTACCGCGCCCTGTTTCCGAAGACGGCGGACTTGAGGGTACCCGGTGCTCACCACCGCGACATCCTGCGCGCCTCGGTGGCGCGCGGCGAAAGCGTCACGCCGCCCGATGCGGTCGAGGCGTGGATCGCCGACATCATGGCCCTGCAGACATTATCCAGCCACCGCCAGGTCCAGCTTGCCGACGGGCGCTGGCTCGATGTGCGGACCCGGCCGACCGGCGATGGCGGCAGCCTGAGTGTGTTTTCCGACATCACCGAGGCCAAGCAGGTCGAGGCCGAATTGCTGGCGGCCAACGAGAAGCTGAACCTCTTGGCACACCGCGACGGGCTGACCGAACTGTTGACGCGGCGGGCCTTCGACGACGCGCTGGCGCGCGAATTCGCCCGCGGCCGGCGCAACACGACGCCGCTCAGCCTGCTGATCATCGATGTCGACTGGTTCAAGCGCTTCAACGACCATTACGGCCATCCGGCGGGCGATGAATGCCTGCGCGCCGTCAGCCGCTGCATCGAGGCAACGGCGCGGCGGCCGGCCGACGCGGCGGCCCGCTATGGCGGCGAGGAGTTCGCGCTCGTCCTGCCCGAAACCGACGCGCGGGGCGCCTTCGTCATCGCCGAAACGCTGCGGAGCAAGGTGCGCGACCTCCGGCTTGCGCATGCCGGCAGCGAAAAGGGCATCGTCACCGTCAGCATCGGGGTCGGCACTTTCGACGGGAGCGCTGACATCGAGATCGCCGATCTGCTGCGGCGCGCCGACGAGGCGCTATATGGCGCCAAGGCCGCCGGACGGGACCGCGTGCATGGCTGGCGCCCGCATCTCAGCGAACCACGCCCGACCGCTTCCCGGCGCAAAGCGTGA
- a CDS encoding LysR family transcriptional regulator, translating into MATDLGDLQAFMAVVRAGGFREAARVGSVSASSLSETVRRLETGLGVRLLNRTTRSVAPTEAGARLLERLGPALGEVEAALDVVNGFRGRPAGTLRLNVPVVAAKLVLPRLLPPFLAAYPDIRMEVTAEDSFVDILASGCDAGIRYDERLEQDMIAVPIGPRRQRFATAAATLYLDRHGRPEHPRDLLDHACLRGRFASGLTPPWEFERDGEVVSVEPTGPLLVSTGTAMALALEVAVAGGGIVSLFEDWLRPYFDDGRLEPVLEPWWQEFSGPFLYYPGRRLTPAPLRAFIDFVGGMRWG; encoded by the coding sequence ATGGCAACGGATCTCGGCGACCTCCAGGCGTTCATGGCGGTGGTGCGCGCCGGTGGCTTTCGCGAGGCGGCGCGGGTGGGCAGCGTCAGCGCCTCCAGTCTCTCGGAGACGGTGCGGCGGCTGGAAACCGGGCTTGGCGTGCGGCTCCTCAACCGCACCACGCGCAGTGTCGCGCCCACCGAGGCCGGCGCCCGGCTGCTGGAACGGCTCGGCCCGGCGCTCGGCGAGGTCGAGGCGGCGCTCGACGTGGTCAATGGCTTTCGCGGCCGCCCGGCCGGCACGCTGCGGCTCAACGTGCCGGTCGTCGCGGCGAAACTGGTGTTGCCGCGCCTGTTGCCGCCCTTCCTCGCCGCCTACCCCGACATCCGCATGGAAGTGACCGCCGAGGACAGTTTCGTCGACATATTGGCGAGCGGCTGCGATGCCGGCATCCGCTATGACGAACGGCTCGAGCAGGACATGATCGCCGTGCCGATCGGCCCGCGCCGCCAGCGCTTCGCCACCGCCGCCGCCACGCTCTATCTCGACCGGCATGGCCGGCCCGAGCATCCGCGCGACCTGCTCGATCACGCCTGCCTGCGTGGTCGCTTCGCCAGCGGCCTGACGCCGCCCTGGGAGTTCGAACGCGACGGCGAGGTGGTGAGCGTCGAGCCGACCGGCCCACTTCTGGTCAGCACCGGCACGGCCATGGCGCTGGCGCTCGAAGTGGCGGTCGCCGGCGGCGGCATCGTCTCGCTGTTCGAGGACTGGCTGCGGCCCTATTTCGACGATGGCCGGCTGGAGCCGGTGCTCGAACCCTGGTGGCAGGAATTTTCCGGCCCGTTCCTCTACTATCCCGGCCGCCGCCTGACGCCGGCGCCGCTGCGCGCGTTTATCGATTTTGTCGGTGGCATGCGCTGGGGGTAG
- a CDS encoding aldo/keto reductase family oxidoreductase yields MTDISKAGTFKLGDRTVKRLGYGAMQLAGPGVFGPPKDRDAALAVLREAIASGVDHIDTSDFYGPHVTNQIIREALHPYPAGLTIVTKVSARRGADASWLPAMSPKELTEAVHDNLRNLGLDVIEVVNLRSMHGIHGPAEGSLEPQLNTLAELQRQGLIRHIGMSNVTSTQIAQGRSITDIVCVQNQYNIAHRDDDALIDVLAADGIAYVPFFPLGGFTPLQSDTLANVARKLGATPMQVALAWLLRRAPNILLIPGTSSVGHLRENLAAAELELPADALAVLNGIADEKAAA; encoded by the coding sequence ATGACCGACATCAGCAAGGCCGGAACCTTCAAACTCGGCGACCGCACCGTAAAACGCCTCGGCTACGGCGCCATGCAACTGGCCGGACCCGGCGTCTTCGGCCCGCCGAAGGACCGCGACGCAGCCCTTGCCGTGCTGCGCGAGGCAATCGCCAGCGGCGTCGACCACATCGACACATCGGATTTCTATGGCCCGCACGTCACCAACCAGATCATTCGCGAGGCGTTGCACCCCTACCCTGCCGGCCTCACCATCGTCACCAAGGTCAGCGCCCGGCGCGGCGCCGATGCATCCTGGCTTCCCGCAATGTCGCCCAAGGAACTGACTGAGGCCGTGCACGACAATCTGCGCAATCTCGGGCTTGATGTGATCGAGGTGGTCAACCTGCGCTCCATGCATGGCATCCACGGCCCCGCCGAAGGATCACTCGAGCCGCAGTTGAACACGCTCGCCGAATTGCAGCGCCAGGGCCTCATTCGCCATATCGGCATGAGCAACGTCACATCGACCCAGATCGCCCAGGGACGCAGTATCACCGATATCGTCTGCGTGCAGAACCAGTACAATATCGCGCATCGCGACGACGACGCGCTGATCGATGTTCTTGCCGCCGACGGCATCGCCTATGTGCCGTTCTTCCCGCTCGGCGGCTTCACGCCGCTGCAGTCGGACACGCTGGCCAATGTTGCCAGGAAACTCGGCGCGACCCCGATGCAGGTGGCGCTCGCCTGGCTGCTGCGCCGCGCGCCCAACATCCTGCTCATCCCCGGCACCTCCTCGGTCGGTCATCTCCGCGAGAATTTGGCGGCGGCGGAACTGGAGCTGCCGGCCGATGCGCTCGCCGTGCTGAACGGCATAGCGGACGAGAAGGCAGCCGCCTGA
- a CDS encoding transcriptional regulator yields MAAQLSLDDTFAALADPTRRAILARLLDGEASVAELAQPFALTVRAVSKHVGVLEQAGLVTRSRAAQKHLSRIELKPLRDIDRWLDDYRKLWEDRFDRMEDLLRRGADRPE; encoded by the coding sequence ATGGCCGCTCAACTCTCCCTCGACGACACATTCGCCGCGCTGGCCGACCCCACGCGCCGGGCGATCCTGGCCCGGCTGCTCGATGGCGAAGCCTCGGTTGCCGAACTGGCGCAACCTTTCGCGCTCACCGTGCGCGCCGTCTCCAAACATGTCGGCGTGCTGGAGCAGGCCGGCCTCGTTACCCGCAGCCGGGCGGCGCAAAAGCATCTCAGCCGCATCGAACTCAAGCCGCTGCGCGACATCGACCGCTGGCTGGATGACTATAGAAAGCTCTGGGAAGACCGTTTCGATCGCATGGAAGACCTCCTGCGGCGCGGCGCGGACAGGCCGGAATGA
- a CDS encoding hydrolase, producing MPAENAKPTTQAVLSRDGTPIACERRGQGHPLILVDGALCSRAMGPSGPLAKALEGDFTVFRYDRRGRGDSGDTSPYAVEREVDDIEAVLQAAGGEAYVWGMSSGAMLALMAAARLPGISRLALYEAPLIVDNSRAATQDDWATIRQAIADDRRGDAVSAFLKSVGMPGLLIAVMRLTPIWRKLKAVAHTLPYDGAIVAGDQLGKPLDPARWTTLGVPTLVTDGGKSPPWMRHGNRALAQALPNAPYQTLPGQNHMLKPAAHAPVLTAFFNGRD from the coding sequence ATGCCGGCTGAAAACGCCAAGCCGACCACGCAAGCTGTGTTGTCGCGGGATGGAACACCGATCGCCTGCGAGCGCCGGGGCCAGGGCCATCCGCTCATCCTCGTCGACGGCGCGCTCTGCTCGCGTGCCATGGGTCCGAGCGGCCCGCTGGCCAAGGCGCTGGAAGGCGATTTCACCGTGTTTCGTTACGACCGCCGTGGCCGTGGCGACAGTGGCGACACCTCGCCTTACGCGGTCGAGCGCGAGGTCGACGACATCGAGGCCGTGCTGCAGGCCGCCGGCGGTGAAGCCTATGTCTGGGGCATGTCTTCGGGCGCCATGCTGGCGCTGATGGCGGCGGCCCGCCTGCCCGGCATCAGCAGGCTCGCGCTCTATGAAGCGCCGCTGATCGTCGACAACAGCCGCGCGGCCACGCAAGACGACTGGGCAACGATCCGGCAAGCCATCGCCGACGACCGGCGCGGCGACGCCGTGAGCGCCTTTCTCAAATCGGTCGGCATGCCCGGCCTGCTGATCGCGGTCATGAGACTGACACCGATCTGGCGCAAGCTCAAGGCGGTGGCGCACACACTGCCCTATGACGGCGCTATCGTCGCCGGCGACCAGCTCGGCAAGCCGCTGGACCCCGCCCGCTGGACCACGCTCGGCGTGCCGACACTGGTGACCGATGGGGGAAAAAGCCCGCCATGGATGCGCCATGGCAACAGGGCGTTGGCGCAGGCTCTGCCCAATGCGCCTTACCAGACACTGCCAGGCCAGAACCACATGCTGAAACCCGCAGCGCACGCGCCGGTGCTGACGGCATTTTTCAACGGGCGGGATTGA
- a CDS encoding OsmC family protein, whose translation MLEYSVEARRTDAQGSVATAKNAALVLDTSLEGRVDAFNPAELLLAAIAACMIKGIERVTPMLGFKLRGVRVALHAVRRDSPPGIASIDYELVVDTDETDQRLELLHKNVRKYGTISNTVAAATKLEGKIRRKA comes from the coding sequence ATGTTGGAATACAGCGTTGAAGCCAGACGGACCGATGCGCAAGGCAGCGTGGCCACGGCCAAGAACGCCGCACTCGTTCTCGACACCAGTCTCGAGGGCCGGGTCGATGCCTTCAATCCAGCCGAACTGCTTCTGGCGGCGATCGCCGCCTGCATGATCAAGGGCATCGAGCGCGTCACCCCGATGCTCGGCTTCAAACTGCGCGGCGTCAGGGTCGCATTGCATGCCGTTCGGCGTGACAGCCCGCCGGGGATTGCCTCCATCGACTACGAGCTTGTCGTCGACACCGATGAAACCGACCAGCGGCTGGAACTGCTGCACAAGAACGTCCGCAAGTACGGCACGATTTCCAATACAGTCGCCGCCGCCACCAAACTCGAAGGCAAGATCAGGAGAAAAGCATGA
- a CDS encoding nodulin-related integral membrane protein, which produces MSRLHVENHQVSRIGWLRAAVLGANDGIVSTASLIVGVASAAAPASQVLVAGIAGLVAGAMSMAAGEYVSVSSQSDTENADLARERKELRTQPEFEREELAQIYVKRGLETDLARQVADQLMAKDALAAHAHDELGISEMTTARPIQAALTSAATFSVGAAMPLVMVLVSPASMLVLAVSLASLLFLALLGAIGAKAGGANILRATLRVTFWGAFAMALTAGIGALVGTAV; this is translated from the coding sequence ATGAGCCGCCTGCATGTCGAAAACCACCAGGTGTCGCGCATCGGCTGGCTGCGCGCCGCCGTCCTGGGGGCCAATGACGGCATCGTCTCGACCGCAAGCCTGATCGTCGGCGTGGCGTCGGCCGCGGCGCCGGCTTCGCAGGTTCTGGTCGCCGGCATAGCCGGCCTGGTGGCAGGCGCCATGTCGATGGCGGCCGGCGAATATGTCTCGGTCAGCTCGCAGTCGGACACCGAGAATGCCGACCTCGCCCGCGAGCGGAAGGAGCTCAGGACGCAGCCCGAATTCGAGCGCGAGGAGTTGGCGCAGATCTACGTCAAGCGCGGGTTGGAGACGGACCTGGCGCGCCAGGTCGCCGACCAGCTGATGGCCAAGGATGCGCTGGCCGCGCATGCCCATGACGAACTCGGCATTTCGGAAATGACCACGGCGCGGCCGATCCAGGCGGCGCTGACCTCGGCGGCGACCTTCAGCGTGGGCGCGGCAATGCCGCTGGTCATGGTGCTGGTGTCGCCGGCCTCCATGCTGGTGCTGGCGGTCTCGCTTGCGTCCCTGCTTTTCCTTGCCCTGCTGGGCGCCATCGGCGCCAAGGCGGGCGGCGCCAACATCCTTCGCGCAACGTTGCGCGTGACCTTCTGGGGCGCCTTCGCCATGGCGCTCACCGCCGGCATCGGCGCGCTGGTCGGCACCGCGGTGTAG
- a CDS encoding ATPase, P-type (transporting), HAD superfamily, subfamily IC, producing the protein MAEVPTDPFPGLSEAEAQARLAAEGYNELPRSNQRTPLRIAFEVIREPMLALLLGGGVVYLILGNLEEALILLAFATMSIGITIIQETRTERVLEALRDLTSPRALVIRGGERKRIAGREVVRGDLVVLGEGDRVPADARLLQSQDLQSDESLLTGESVPVRKIAADGAPPLSECRPGGDDLPFIFSGSLIVRGSGMGEVLATGPRSEIGKIGHSLSSMETEPPRLQAQMRRVVRIFAMVGGAVSLVAVLLYGLLRGGWLDAVLAGIALGMSMLPEEFPVVLTIFMAMGAWRISQARVLTRRAAAIETLGSATILCTDKTGTLTENRMTIAELRSADGMSFRMADKPGTDLPAAFADLVETGVLASAQIPFDPMEIAFHKLGKERLSEHRILDKPDWELVHAYPLRPGLLAMSNVWQSTRGDGNSLVAAKGAPEAIGALCHLNARDFKALKSSVEAMAAEGLRVLGVAHGSHRGTDLPKTQHDFKFEFLGLVGLTDPLRARVPEAVSDCRSAGIRVMMITGDYPATAKMIARQAGLDAESVVTGSEMQALSDDELALRVKSATVFARIMPEQKLRIVSALKSSGEIVAMTGDGVNDAPSLKAANIGIAMGGRGTDVAREASSIVLLDDDFGSIVKAVRLGRRIFDNLRKAMGFIFAVHVPIAGLSLLPLLFGLPILFGPIHIAFLEMVIDPVCSLVFEAESEEDDVMRRPPRNPDSPLFSGALIGWGLIQGALAFALLAAIYLVALRQGMAENEVRALIFFSLVLTIVGLIFVNRSFSASLLTALIRPNRSLMIVVVAVASMLGGTLLWPFATSLFRFGPLHLDDLVVTLAAGSAVLACLELLKPFWGERLKA; encoded by the coding sequence ATGGCCGAGGTGCCGACAGATCCCTTTCCAGGCCTTTCGGAGGCCGAGGCGCAAGCCAGGCTTGCCGCCGAAGGGTACAACGAACTGCCGAGGTCCAACCAACGCACGCCGTTGCGGATTGCCTTCGAGGTCATTCGCGAGCCTATGCTGGCGCTCCTGCTTGGCGGCGGCGTTGTCTATCTCATTCTGGGCAATCTGGAGGAAGCGCTGATCCTGCTGGCCTTTGCCACGATGTCAATCGGCATAACCATCATACAGGAGACACGCACCGAGCGTGTCCTGGAAGCGCTGCGTGATCTCACCAGCCCTCGCGCCCTGGTCATACGCGGTGGTGAACGCAAGCGCATTGCCGGTCGCGAGGTTGTTCGGGGGGATCTCGTCGTGCTCGGCGAGGGTGACCGGGTACCGGCCGATGCCAGGCTTCTCCAGAGCCAGGATCTGCAGAGCGACGAATCCCTGCTCACCGGCGAATCCGTACCGGTCCGAAAGATTGCCGCCGACGGCGCCCCGCCACTGAGCGAATGCCGACCAGGCGGTGACGACCTGCCTTTCATATTCTCGGGTTCGCTGATCGTTCGCGGTTCGGGCATGGGCGAAGTCCTGGCGACGGGGCCACGAAGTGAAATCGGCAAGATAGGGCACTCGCTGAGTTCAATGGAGACGGAACCGCCGCGATTGCAGGCACAGATGCGGCGCGTCGTACGCATTTTCGCAATGGTCGGCGGCGCGGTCAGCCTCGTCGCGGTCCTGCTTTATGGGCTTCTGCGGGGCGGATGGCTTGACGCCGTGCTCGCGGGCATCGCGCTCGGCATGTCGATGCTGCCGGAAGAGTTTCCCGTCGTGCTGACGATCTTCATGGCCATGGGTGCGTGGCGCATATCGCAGGCGCGCGTCCTGACCCGCAGGGCCGCCGCGATCGAAACGCTTGGCTCGGCGACGATCCTCTGCACCGACAAGACAGGCACGCTCACCGAGAACCGGATGACGATTGCCGAACTTCGGTCCGCGGATGGAATGTCGTTTCGGATGGCGGACAAGCCGGGCACCGACCTGCCGGCGGCGTTCGCCGATCTGGTCGAGACGGGTGTGCTTGCCAGCGCCCAGATTCCTTTCGACCCCATGGAGATCGCATTTCACAAACTCGGCAAGGAACGGCTGTCCGAGCACAGGATTCTGGACAAACCGGATTGGGAACTGGTCCACGCATATCCGCTTCGACCCGGACTGCTGGCGATGTCGAATGTCTGGCAATCGACACGTGGCGATGGCAATTCGCTGGTTGCGGCAAAAGGCGCGCCAGAGGCGATCGGGGCGCTGTGCCATCTGAACGCAAGGGACTTCAAGGCCCTGAAGAGCTCGGTCGAGGCCATGGCGGCCGAGGGGCTGCGTGTGCTCGGCGTGGCCCACGGGTCTCATCGCGGCACCGACTTGCCGAAGACGCAACACGATTTCAAATTCGAATTTCTCGGGCTGGTCGGCCTGACGGACCCCCTGCGCGCGCGCGTTCCCGAAGCCGTGAGCGACTGCCGTTCCGCCGGCATCAGGGTGATGATGATCACCGGCGACTACCCGGCAACCGCCAAAATGATCGCGCGTCAGGCGGGCCTCGATGCCGAAAGCGTGGTGACCGGCAGTGAGATGCAAGCGCTCAGTGACGACGAGCTGGCACTGCGTGTGAAAAGTGCGACCGTGTTCGCGCGCATCATGCCCGAACAGAAACTTCGCATCGTCAGCGCGCTGAAGTCGAGCGGTGAAATCGTCGCCATGACTGGGGACGGGGTCAATGACGCGCCGTCCCTCAAGGCAGCCAATATCGGGATTGCCATGGGTGGCCGCGGCACCGACGTCGCGCGCGAGGCGTCGTCGATCGTGCTGCTCGACGACGATTTCGGTTCGATCGTCAAAGCCGTTCGGCTTGGCCGCCGCATCTTCGACAATCTGCGCAAGGCCATGGGGTTCATCTTCGCGGTCCATGTGCCGATCGCGGGTCTCTCGCTGCTGCCGTTGCTGTTTGGCCTGCCGATCCTGTTCGGGCCGATACATATCGCCTTTCTGGAGATGGTGATCGATCCCGTGTGCTCGCTGGTCTTCGAGGCTGAAAGCGAAGAAGACGATGTCATGCGCCGTCCGCCTCGCAATCCGGACTCGCCACTGTTCTCCGGGGCGTTGATCGGGTGGGGACTGATCCAGGGGGCGCTCGCCTTCGCGCTTCTCGCGGCCATTTACCTTGTCGCCCTGAGACAGGGCATGGCTGAGAACGAAGTCCGCGCCCTGATTTTTTTCTCGCTGGTGCTGACAATCGTGGGGCTGATTTTTGTCAACCGCTCCTTCAGCGCGTCGCTCTTGACCGCGCTCATCAGGCCGAACCGGTCGCTCATGATCGTTGTCGTGGCCGTTGCTTCAATGCTGGGCGGTACCCTTCTGTGGCCGTTTGCCACCAGTCTCTTCCGCTTCGGACCGCTACACCTCGACGATCTGGTGGTAACGCTTGCCGCGGGATCCGCCGTGCTGGCATGCTTGGAGTTGCTGAAGCCATTCTGGGGGGAGCGGCTGAAGGCCTAG